The proteins below are encoded in one region of Lytechinus pictus isolate F3 Inbred chromosome 11, Lp3.0, whole genome shotgun sequence:
- the LOC129270951 gene encoding mpv17-like protein 2 isoform X1, translating to MIRHITRKLFSPKYLVWTNIVSGGIILTCGDAVEQYREILKKRKQNKIQRWSFKRSGCMFAIGIALGPFNHYWYVYLDRFFPGVAASTVATKIVLDEMIASPVLTISFLVGLGLLEGKPLTECNTMVKEKFPTIWLLDLCVWPTIQWINFYYLPLRARVIYVNSVTFLWDMFLSYMVHDHKTGDAPEGSIPENTHKCA from the exons ATGATCCGGCATATCACAAGAAAACTATTTTCACCGAAGTATCTGGTTTGGACGAATATAGTATCAGGAGGAATCATCTTAACTTGTGGAGATGCCGTTGAACAGTATAGAGAGAttctaaagaaaagaaaacaaaataaaatacaacgATGGAGCTTCAAAAGATCAG GTTGCATGTTTGCCATCGGGATTGCCCTAGGTCCATTCAACCATTACTGGTACGTGTACCTCGACCGTTTCTTTCCAGGCGTTGCAGCATCCACCGTAGCAACAAAGATTGTTCTTGATGAAATGATTGCATCTCCAGTACTCACCATCTCATTCTTAGTTG gccttGGTCTATTAGAAGGGAAACCTTTGACAGAATGTAATACAATGGTTAAAGAAAAGTTTCCCACAATTTGGTTG CTTGATTTGTGTGTCTGGCCTACTATACAATGGATCAACTTCTATTATCTACCTCTCCGTGCTCGAGTCATCTACGTCAACTCAGTGACCTTCCTCTGGGATATGTTTCTCTCCTATATGGTTCACGATCACAAGACTGGAGATGCACCCGAAGGAAGTATACCAGAAAACACG
- the LOC129270950 gene encoding uncharacterized protein LOC129270950, producing the protein MPEAELIVANSIKVLTQNGECRVDLCLGDITRLPKKDAVDVIVISAFRGDYSPSPKSVIGALQRTFNISVENLAKDKEEDLRKLYSCWWSKPLPSKLPYRRLLCFETRRVMDGRPQELVANVFRCLVPILNNEDGTVITPLLNAQQGADEVAMLKGMVEAAVNWMKAGLPLRQMKLVLYAQVKDGEVKGHSLKRFEDVMQTFDDLKERYEMQLLLPKAVPLEFDVYLSFSKEDEEVANVIREKLSSAKDGILIYDSSQQAMNTDSVFQQDMYSVMMKSARVVTVLSPHYLKNDACIEQYNIALCCNRRALRDMLAPFYVDSMELMPTYMGLVQYVDCRPHDPSKIQVACSELSVSLSVSVHAELTVAEFDPLHYDVFLSYSHRDTEKANCFVDMLQHLAPNLKIFFDVQELKAGKSWQRTLYHSIDGSRCMLALISEPYLKSAVCQEEFALAQAKHFQKGKQHLQLIPICLEDLDAVPQAFTHIPMVKGTLDVFEDTVNTVCPAVVHWLTGGKVDSSEALTKLFDEENIPCASADDEMRSFHQASIQEEFGTSDILLDPGVHFPPALSNVLQHSDSDTKIGESEAASATNYDVVISYHSEDQKFVDFICKLLESNAPNLAVKSVAGNKQDNLASLDKADCILPILSPSYIESPECVEEFHVAIWRQRVADPDTPLMLPVQVHNLPQKPTYFHLVHYIVNTTDGVWAQLTGQHKVSLPNDVEHLRTGDGTSQVSRSDALALVMAVYKILHRYAQAKNASVDTETSPRPALFNVMKLGEQIKQLTDPDYKETSQLILLDADPSDIPSSWREVRQDTGDEEGEGSHSPGRLCTRMYKKSSLCELL; encoded by the exons ATGCCAGAGGCTGAACTGATTGTTGCAAACTCCATCAAAGTGTTGACTCAGAATGGAGAGTGTCGGGTTGACCTCTGTCTTGGAGACATCACGAGACTGCCAAAGAAGGATGCTGTGGATGTCATCGTAATTTCTGCTTTTAGAG GTGACTATTCCCCTTCCCCTAAGTCTGTCATCGGAGCCCTCCAGCGTACCTTCAACATCAGCGTTGAGAATCTCGCCAAAGATAAGGAGGAAGATCTCCGCAAGCTCTACTCCTGCTGGTGGTCAAAGCCTCTACCCAGCAAGCTTCCCTACAGAAGACTGCTTTGCTTCGAGACTCGCAG GGTCATGGATGGGCGCCCCCAAGAGTTAGTTGCAAATGTTTTCCGCTGCCTGGTACCTATACTGAACAATGAAGATGGGACTGTCATTACACCACTTCTTAATGCACAGCAG GGAGCTGATGAGGTAGCCATGTTAAAAGGGATGGTAGAGGCTGCAGTGAATTGGATGAAAGCTGGCCTGCCTCTGAGGCAGATGAAACTGGTCCTCTATGCTCAGGTGAAAGATggagaggtcaaaggtcactcgCTTAAACGATTTGAAGACGTGATGCAGACCTTTGATGACCTCAAAGAACGCTACGAAATGCAGTTGCTCCTTCCAAAG GCAGTTCCGTTGGAGTTTGATGTGTACCTGTCATTCAGCAAGGAGGATGAGGAAGTTGCCAATGTGATCAGGGAGAAGCTGAGCAGTGCCAAAGACGGCATCCTCATCTATGACAGCTCCCAACAGGCAATGAACACAGACAGTGTGTTTCAACAAGATATGTACTCAGTCATGATGAAAAGTGCAAGGGTAGTCACAG TTCTCAGTCCTCACTACCTAAAAAATGATGCCTGCATAGAACAATACAACATCGCTCTGTGCTGCAATCGCAGAGCTCTTCGAGACATGCTGGCTCCTTTCTATGTGGACTCCATGGAGCTAATGCCCACTTACATGGGCCTAGTTCAGTATGTCGACTGTAG ACCCCATGATCCGTCAAAGATCCAAGTTGCCTGTTCAGAACTATCTgtctccctctctgtctctgtCCATGCTGAGCTCACCGTTGCCGAGTTTGATCCTCTTCACTATGATGTCTTTCTCTCGTACTCTCACCGTGACACAGAAAAGGCCAACTGTTTTGTTGATATGCTGCAACATTTGGCTCCGAATTTGAAGATTTTCTTTGATGTACAGGAATTGAAAGCAG GTAAATCCTGGCAACGTACCCTGTATCACTCCATAGATGGCTCTCGTTGTATGCTAGCACTCATATCAGAACCTTACCTCAAGTCAGCTGTGTGCCAGGAAGAGTTCGCCCTTGCTCAGGCCAAGCATTTTCAAAAG GGCAAACAGCATCTGCAGCTGATCCCCATTTGTCTTGAAGATCTTGATGCTGTCCCACAGGCGTTCACCCATATTCCAATGGTCAAGGGAACTCTTGATGTCTTTGAGGATACTGTCAACACTGTGTGTCCAGCGGTTGTCCATTGGCTAACAGGAGGAAAGGTGGATTCTAGTGAAGCCCTCACCAAGCTCTTTGATGAAGAGAAT ATTCCTTGTGCATCTGCAGATGATGAGATGCGATCTTTCCACCAAGCATCCATCCAGGAGGAATTTGGTACTTCAGACATTTTACTAGATCCCGGAGTTCACTTCCCCCCAGCATTAAGCAATGTCTTGCAACATTCTGATTCAGACACTAAGATCGGAGAGAGTGAAGCTGCATCTGCAACCAATTATGATGTTGTAATCAGTTACCACAGTGAAGATCAGAAGTTTGTTGACTTCATTTGCAAACTCCTGGAGAGCAATGCTCCGAATCTTGCTGTCAAGTCCGTTGCAGGCAACAAGCAGGACAATCTTGCTTCACTTGACAAGGCAGACTGCATCCTACCGATCTTGTCTCCGAGCTACATTGAAAGCCCAGAGTGTGTGGAGGAGTTCCATGTTGCCATCTGGCGACAAAGGGTCGCCGACCCCGACACCCCGCTCATGCTGCCCGTGCAAGTCCACAACTTGCCACAGAAACCCACTTATTTTCACCTGGTTCACTACATTGTCAACACGACAGATGGTGTTTGGGCACAACTGACTGGGCAGCACAAAGTGAGCCTACCCAACGACGTTGAGCACCTTCGAACTGGAGATGGCACGTCACAGGTGTCGCGATCTGATGCCTTAGCACTGGTGATGGCTGTTTATAAGATTCTACATAGATATGCCCAAGCAAA GAATGCATCAGTGGATACTGAGACTTCACCAAGGCCAGCACTCTTCAATGTGATGAAACTCGGGGAGCAGATTAAACAACTCACAGATCCAGATTACAAAGAAACATCTCAATTG atCCTACTAGACGCGGATCCAAGTGACATTCCTTCTAGCTGGAGGGAAGTTAGACAAGATACGGGAGATGAGGAAGGAGAGGGCAGCCATTCTCCAGGAAGACTGTGCACACGGATGTACAAGAAGTCATCTTTGTGTgaattattgtga
- the LOC129270951 gene encoding mpv17-like protein 2 isoform X2: MIRHITRKLFSPKYLVWTNIVSGGIILTCGDAVEQYREILKKRKQNKIQRWSFKRSGCMFAIGIALGPFNHYWYVYLDRFFPGVAASTVATKIVLDEMIASPVLTISFLVGLGLLEGKPLTECNTMVKEKFPTIWLMDIIVWTPAQWINFRFLPFPGRVLYVNSLDMAWSTFISFCTYTDGPFDH; the protein is encoded by the exons ATGATCCGGCATATCACAAGAAAACTATTTTCACCGAAGTATCTGGTTTGGACGAATATAGTATCAGGAGGAATCATCTTAACTTGTGGAGATGCCGTTGAACAGTATAGAGAGAttctaaagaaaagaaaacaaaataaaatacaacgATGGAGCTTCAAAAGATCAG GTTGCATGTTTGCCATCGGGATTGCCCTAGGTCCATTCAACCATTACTGGTACGTGTACCTCGACCGTTTCTTTCCAGGCGTTGCAGCATCCACCGTAGCAACAAAGATTGTTCTTGATGAAATGATTGCATCTCCAGTACTCACCATCTCATTCTTAGTTG gccttGGTCTATTAGAAGGGAAACCTTTGACAGAATGTAATACAATGGTTAAAGAAAAGTTTCCCACAATTTGGTTG ATGGATATCATTGTTTGGACTCCTGCGCAGTGGATAAACTTCCGGTTCCTTCCATTTCCGGGTCGTGTTTTGTATGTCAATAGTCTGGACATGGCTTGGTCCacgttcatttcattttgtacgTATACAGATGGTCCCTTTGACCATTAG